Genomic segment of Peribacillus frigoritolerans:
AGAAATCTACGAGTTTTGTTCGGGAAATACAAATTGAACCGCTTATTATGAAAAAAATTGCGAGTTGTTGTAATCAGTTCTGTTATCCTATAATGTATAAGTCTTCGATATAAAAATGTTATTCTACTAATACATGTATAAAACTGAAGGAGGTGCCATGGAATGAACAGCAACGAAATATACGTAAGTCTTGACATCGGTACATCCAGTGTAAAAGTTATCATTGGGGAAATGGTCAATGACACATTAAATATAATCGGCGTGGGAAATGTTAAATCAGAGGGGCTCAAAAAGGGTTCGATCGTCGGCATAGATGAAACCGTCCAATCCATTCAAAAGGCTATAGAGCAAGCAGAACGGATGATAGGGATGGAGATAAAAAAGGTAATCGTCGGCATAAGCGGAAATCATGTGACGCTTCAGCCGTGTCATGGGGTAGTAGCGGTATCCAGTGACAATAAAGAGATTACCGAGCATGACGTTTTCCGTGTCAGGGAAGCCGCGGAGTTAATAACGATACCATCCGACAGGGAAATCATCGACGTGGTGCCGATCCATTACAAAGTTGATGAACTTGATGAAATCAGTGATCCAAGGGGCATGATAGGTGTCCGGTTGGAAATGAGAGGGATATTAATCACAGGTCTTCGGACAATTTTACATAATACGCTGCGCTGTGTGGAAAGGGCAGGGTTAGAAATAACCGATATCGCCCTTCAGCCCTTAGCCGCAGGTTCCCTTGTATTATCCAAGGATGAAAAAGAACTTGGTGTGGCACTTGTCGATATTGGCGGAGGTTCCACGACTCTGGCAATTTTCGAACAAGGCTATTTACAATATACGTCTGTGATACCTATAGGCGGGGAAACACTTACGAAGGATCTTTCCATCGTTCTAAGGACAACGATGGAAGAAGCTGAGAAAATAAAAGTGAAGCATGGACATGCCTTTTATGATGACGCGTCTGAAGATGAAGTATTCCAAATACCGATCATCGGCAGCGATCAGCAGCAAACCTGCAACCAGTTAATGCTTTCGGATATCATTGAAGCGCGGGTGACCGAAATATTCGAGTTGATTCAAGATGATTTGAGGAGACTTGGCTTCCAGGATATACCGGGTGGTTTCGTGTTGACCGGGGGCGTCGTCAAGATGCCGGGAGTCCTGGAGCTTGCTCAATATGTGTTCCAAAACCGGGTAAGGACAGCTGAACCGAATTACATCGGTGTCAGGGAACCTCAATACACGACAGCTGTTGGTTTGATTAAACACGCATGCAAGAAAGAGAGAATGCAAAAAAACACCGCTAATAAAACTCCTGTAGCAGCTGGACAAGCACAAGAAGATAACGACCAGCGCAGCCAGAAGGTTTCTCAGAAAAACAAAGAGAACACGGCTAAAAAACAAGGTGAAAAAGGTGAATCTAAATTCAAAAAAATCCTAGGTTACTTTTTTGAATAACAATCATTAAGAATCGGGAATTTCGTCAAAATAGGAGGATTGTCATGTTGGAGTTTGATTCTAATCTAGAACAATTAGCAACGATAAAAGTAATAGGTGTTGGCGGCGGCGGAAACAATGCGGTAAACAGAATGATCGAGCATGGTGTACAGGGTGTTGAGTTTATTTCTGTCAATACGGATGCACAGGCTCTTAATCTATCAAAAGCAGAAATCAAAATGCAAATCGGTGGAAAGCTTACACGCGGTTTGGGTGCAGGTGCCAATCCTGAGGTAGGAAAAAAAGCTGCAGAAGAAAGCAAAGAGCAGATCGAAGAAGCGCTTAAAGGTGCCGATATGGTATTCGTAACGGCTGGAATGGGCGGCGGTACGGGAACGGGGGCTGCTCCTGTCATAGCTGGCATTGCTAAAGATCTAGGAGCACTTACAGTGGGTGTAGTTACGCGTCCATTTACCTTCGAAGGCCGAAAACGTGCAACACAGGCACAAGGCGGCATTTCATCCATGAAGGAATCGGTTGACACACTGATCGTCATTCCGAACGACCGCCTCCTTGAAATCGTCGATAAAAGCACGCCAATGC
This window contains:
- the ftsA gene encoding cell division protein FtsA, whose product is MNSNEIYVSLDIGTSSVKVIIGEMVNDTLNIIGVGNVKSEGLKKGSIVGIDETVQSIQKAIEQAERMIGMEIKKVIVGISGNHVTLQPCHGVVAVSSDNKEITEHDVFRVREAAELITIPSDREIIDVVPIHYKVDELDEISDPRGMIGVRLEMRGILITGLRTILHNTLRCVERAGLEITDIALQPLAAGSLVLSKDEKELGVALVDIGGGSTTLAIFEQGYLQYTSVIPIGGETLTKDLSIVLRTTMEEAEKIKVKHGHAFYDDASEDEVFQIPIIGSDQQQTCNQLMLSDIIEARVTEIFELIQDDLRRLGFQDIPGGFVLTGGVVKMPGVLELAQYVFQNRVRTAEPNYIGVREPQYTTAVGLIKHACKKERMQKNTANKTPVAAGQAQEDNDQRSQKVSQKNKENTAKKQGEKGESKFKKILGYFFE